The genomic interval GGGCGAATTCAACAAAGAGAGTAAATGGTTACACCTCTACAATCCCGTCTTTTACGCGAACGATGTGCCCGTTTTTTACCTTCCTTATTTTGCCTTTTCAACCGACACGACACGCCGAACAGGACTTTTACAACCTGAATTTGGCTTTGGGAGTTCAGAGGGTTTTTATTACATGCAACCCATCTTTATTGCACCTGCAGTGGATTACGATGTGGAGCTTCGTCCGCAAATGCGCACCAATAGGGGTGAGGGCATGCACGGAACCTATCGTTTTGTAGACTCTGCTTACTCCAATGGTGAGATCACGACGGGCTATTTTAATGAACACAGTGATTATGCGGAAGACGAAAATCTTAACAACAGTTCGCATTATGGCTTACATGTCATGTACGATCGTAGTAAACTCTTAAGTACACAGTATGACAATCTTGAAGATGGTTTGTGGCTTGATATTAACTATCTTAACGACATTGACTATTATAATACGATGACTAATGAGACAACAAGCTATGATAAATTAGTGACTTCACGATTTAACTATTATATAAAACAAGATCAAGACTATTATGGTGTGTATGCAAGGTATGATATTGATACCTCGAAAATATCCAATGATACTACCTTACAAGAGTTACCAACACTGCATTACCACCATTTTACATCGCCTCTAGTGTTAGATAATTTACTCTACAGTATTGATTATAAAGCTAAAAATTATACAAGAGATGAGGGGATAACGGGTTTTCAAAATGAAGTAGATGTTCCTTTGACATTGTACTTTTCCCTCTTGGCTGATTATTTACATGTAAGCATTTCAGAAAATATTTATGCATCGCACATTGCTTATGGGAACGATGATACGAAAGAAAATGAGTGGCGTTATTGGCGTAATTACCATAAAATTTCTCTTTACACGGAACTTGCAAAGCCGTATGATAATTTTTATCATACGATGTACATTGGACTTGACCATATTATTCCTAGTGCAGAAGATGAAAGTGGTATGTATTATGATAAAGATTTTCCAACGCTCAATACGTTGGCAAAAAGTACCTCTTTAACCTTAAAAGAATTTTTTTACAATGAAGATGCTGAGAAAAAAGTGAGCCATAAACTCAAACAGATCTATTATGACGATTACGAATACAAATACGGTGATTTAGAAAATGATCTTAAATACCATGTGAGTGACAAAATTTCACTGGGACACAACCTTCACTTCTCACATGAATACCATAAAATTTCACGGAATCAAATCTCGATTAATTATGCTGATGATCTTTACTCAACCTCCCTTCGTTACACCTACCAAGATGCCGTGTATAAAGAAAACACCATTTACAAAGTGGAAGAAGATGCTGCGGTTGATAAAGATTATAGCTATGTGACATTCTATGCCGATACGAAGTATTTCACCCATTATAATCTCTTTGGAAGTGTGAATTATGATGTGAAAGACGATGAGTTTAAAGGGTGGAGTTTGGGCTTTAAGAAAAGTTTGAAATGTTGGGATTACTCTATTCAATACAGAGATACGACTACGCCTAAACTCACAAGTGTTGGTACAGATTCGGTTAACAAACAAGGTATTATGTTTATGTTTAATCTCTATCCAATGGGTAGTGTTAGCTATGATTTCTCAAGAGAGTCAGAGCAAAAAGTTACAAATTAAAATTGAGTAAAAATTGAAGGAGCATCAGCGTGGAATATAAAATTAGAGTGAATAACCAAGAAGAGATTTACGATCTTGGCAAAGTTGCAAAACAAGCAGCAGGGGCTGCATTATTAAAGATTAAAAATACGGTTATTTTAGCAACAGTTGCACGAGATGATAACCAAGTGGGTGAAAATTTTGTACCTTTAACTGTGCAATATGTTGAAAAAACCTATGCGGTTGGAAAAATTCCTGGAGGCTATTTTAAACGTGAGACAAAGCCAGGTGATTTTGAAACATTAACCTCACGCATCATTGATAGAAGCCTTCGTCCCCTTTTTCCTAAAGGGTATGCTTATCCAACACAAATTGTTATTTTCGTCTTAAGCTGCGATCCTGAAGTTGATCTTCAAGTAGCAGCGCTTAACGCTGCGAGTGCGGCACTTTATCTTTCCGATATTCCTGTGAATAAAGCAGTCGCAGGTGTACGCATTGGTTACATTGATGGGCAGTATGTTGTAAATCCTTCCAACTCAGCTTTAAAAACAAGCACATTGGATCTGTATGTTGCTGGAACAAAAGAAGAGCTCTTGATGATCGAGATGCGCTCCCTCGCTTCCATGGAGAGTATGAGCCTTCCGATTATGGCCATTGACCCGATGCTTGATCCTACCCTTGCACAGAGCGTTATTGTGAATCAATCGGTCAATGAATTTGATGAAGATGCGATTCTTGCCGCAATTGATAAAGCACAAAGCGCAATTACCGAAGCAACAACGGCGTATGAAAATACCTTTAAACCTCTTAAAAAAGAGGATGCTGTACTTGATTATAAACAAGATTTAGCCAATGATTCTATTTTTGCGTATGTGGATGAATTTTACAAAGACGAGGTTAACAACGCGATCAACCAAATGGCAAAAAGTGAGCGTGCGAGTGAGCTTGGAAAAATTGTTACTAAAATTTTAGGTGATGAAGTAGCGGTCCTAGAGGGCTGGAGCAAAGAGTTAGTGGACAGCGTTGTGCAAGCGTATAAAAAGAAAATCGTGCGAGAGATGATTATTGAAAAACGTGTGCGTGCCGATGGTAGAAAACTCGATGAAATCAGACCGATTAGCATTGAGACTAACATTTTACCTTTTGCACATGGCTCATGCCTCTTTACACGTGGACAGACACAAGCGCTTGCGGTTGTCACACTTGGAAATGATAAAGATGCACAAATGTACGATCTTTTGACGGAAAAAAATACAATTAACGATACCTTTATGGTGAATTATAACTTCCCAGGTTTCTCCGTAGGTGAAGCTTCTCCGCTTCGCGCTCCTGGTCGAAGAGAATTAGGTCATGGCAATCTTGCACGTCGTGCACTTGAACCTGTTCTTGATAGAAATCGTTTGCAAACCATTCGTCTGGTCTCAGAGATTTTAGAGTCCAACGGCTCTTCTTCTATGGCAACCATTTGCGGTGGTGCATTAGCCCTTAAAGCAGCAGGAATCAATCTTGAAAAACTCGTAGCGGGTATTGCGATGGGACTTGTTTTTGAGGGTGATAAACATGCGGTTCTAAGTGACATCATGGGCTTAGAAGATCACGATGGCGATATGGACTTTAAAGTCGCTGGAACAAGGGAAGGCATTACAGCCCTTCAAATGGATATTAAATTGGGCGGCATTTCACGTGATGTCCTTAAAGAAGCATTGTATCAAGCCAAAGAGGGTAGAGCGCATATTTTAGGTTTGATGGAAGCGGCAAGCGAAGAGATTGTGATTAACAATGCCATTTTGCCAAAACTGGAACTCTTTAGTGTTGATCCTTCCAAAATTGTGGATATTATTGGGCAAGCGGGTAAAACGATTCGTGAGATTATTGAGCGATTTGAAGTCTCTATTGATCTTGATCGTGAAAAAGGCGAAGTGAAGATTGCAGGCGAGAACAAAGAAAAAGTAGAAGCGGCTAAAGAGCATATCATTCAAATTACCAATAAGCCTTCTTTTGGCGGACGTGGCGGCGGAAGAGACAGAGGCGGCGATAGACACAGCACTCCTAGAGAAGAAAAACCAGTACCAACGTTCGTGCAAGATGAAGTGGTCGATGGTGTGGTGAAACGCATTGTTGATTTTGGGGCGTTTATTGAGCTTCCTGGTGGGATTGATGGGCTTTTACATGTATCCAAAATTGCCGATCACCGTGTGGATAAAGTAAGCGATTATTTAGCCCTTGAGCAAAAAGTTCGCGTTAAAATCTTAAAGCAAACAGGAAATAAAATCGAGCTTGGCTTGGAGCGATAACTTTAAAGGCTTTTTAACAATTGGATGGCTATAATCTCGCTCACAAAGTGGAAAGTAGGGATGTTATCCGAACAGACTTTGAAAAACATATAGGAGCAATCTTTGAAAAAGATTCTTTTTTTAATGGTAGCATTTGCGACATTCGCGTTTGCAGGTGAGGGTGAAACAGTTAAAGCATATTCAGCACTCGCTGTAGGTATCGTACTTGGTCTTGCTGCACTTGGTGGCGCAATCGGTATGGGTAACACTGCCTCTTCAGCAATTTCTGGAACAGCAAGAAATCCTGGTCTTGGTGGTAAACTTGTAACAACAATGTTTATTGCACTTGCGATGATCGAAGCACAAGTTATTTATGCACTTGTTATCTCTTTGATCCTTCTTTACAAAAACCCGTTTCTTGGTTAATTAATACAACAAACACATGAGACCTTTTTAAAAGGTCTCACCTTCTTTTATGCGGTCGTGGTGGAACGGTAGACACGCTACCTTGAGGTGGTAGTGCCCTACGGGTGTGGGGGTTCAAATCCCCCCGACCGCACCATTTTATCTCTCCTTTTTTTACTTCCCTTCTTTTATAAAACTCACTGTTGAATTATG from Sulfurospirillum multivorans DSM 12446 carries:
- a CDS encoding F0F1 ATP synthase subunit C; its protein translation is MKKILFLMVAFATFAFAGEGETVKAYSALAVGIVLGLAALGGAIGMGNTASSAISGTARNPGLGGKLVTTMFIALAMIEAQVIYALVISLILLYKNPFLG
- a CDS encoding LPS-assembly protein LptD → MIELPTRWWSMHIKFFLFTVLSLGSLWAAPAQKTPEQKGPQDVEVLAENVTKQGTLIHATNNVVLYSPKYLITADEAYYDTASGDLELFGNITMLEGVSYASRTGHTKLNLNTNIGVSDPLFFFDDETNVWIKCENAILNPETYVTQKSIVSSCNTQDPDWKIAFTSGEFNKESKWLHLYNPVFYANDVPVFYLPYFAFSTDTTRRTGLLQPEFGFGSSEGFYYMQPIFIAPAVDYDVELRPQMRTNRGEGMHGTYRFVDSAYSNGEITTGYFNEHSDYAEDENLNNSSHYGLHVMYDRSKLLSTQYDNLEDGLWLDINYLNDIDYYNTMTNETTSYDKLVTSRFNYYIKQDQDYYGVYARYDIDTSKISNDTTLQELPTLHYHHFTSPLVLDNLLYSIDYKAKNYTRDEGITGFQNEVDVPLTLYFSLLADYLHVSISENIYASHIAYGNDDTKENEWRYWRNYHKISLYTELAKPYDNFYHTMYIGLDHIIPSAEDESGMYYDKDFPTLNTLAKSTSLTLKEFFYNEDAEKKVSHKLKQIYYDDYEYKYGDLENDLKYHVSDKISLGHNLHFSHEYHKISRNQISINYADDLYSTSLRYTYQDAVYKENTIYKVEEDAAVDKDYSYVTFYADTKYFTHYNLFGSVNYDVKDDEFKGWSLGFKKSLKCWDYSIQYRDTTTPKLTSVGTDSVNKQGIMFMFNLYPMGSVSYDFSRESEQKVTN
- a CDS encoding polyribonucleotide nucleotidyltransferase; this encodes MEYKIRVNNQEEIYDLGKVAKQAAGAALLKIKNTVILATVARDDNQVGENFVPLTVQYVEKTYAVGKIPGGYFKRETKPGDFETLTSRIIDRSLRPLFPKGYAYPTQIVIFVLSCDPEVDLQVAALNAASAALYLSDIPVNKAVAGVRIGYIDGQYVVNPSNSALKTSTLDLYVAGTKEELLMIEMRSLASMESMSLPIMAIDPMLDPTLAQSVIVNQSVNEFDEDAILAAIDKAQSAITEATTAYENTFKPLKKEDAVLDYKQDLANDSIFAYVDEFYKDEVNNAINQMAKSERASELGKIVTKILGDEVAVLEGWSKELVDSVVQAYKKKIVREMIIEKRVRADGRKLDEIRPISIETNILPFAHGSCLFTRGQTQALAVVTLGNDKDAQMYDLLTEKNTINDTFMVNYNFPGFSVGEASPLRAPGRRELGHGNLARRALEPVLDRNRLQTIRLVSEILESNGSSSMATICGGALALKAAGINLEKLVAGIAMGLVFEGDKHAVLSDIMGLEDHDGDMDFKVAGTREGITALQMDIKLGGISRDVLKEALYQAKEGRAHILGLMEAASEEIVINNAILPKLELFSVDPSKIVDIIGQAGKTIREIIERFEVSIDLDREKGEVKIAGENKEKVEAAKEHIIQITNKPSFGGRGGGRDRGGDRHSTPREEKPVPTFVQDEVVDGVVKRIVDFGAFIELPGGIDGLLHVSKIADHRVDKVSDYLALEQKVRVKILKQTGNKIELGLER